In one Culex quinquefasciatus strain JHB chromosome 2, VPISU_Cqui_1.0_pri_paternal, whole genome shotgun sequence genomic region, the following are encoded:
- the LOC6034159 gene encoding uncharacterized protein LOC6034159 — translation MVVGGGLWASAKSTVKTFLFFVAFCAILPVFAISYATVSTTRKLWIAFLANRYPYLKFARTNNIRSLVDTSRNPGVFHVLLQIEGSCDIHAIKAKFIDQVLSRRDQYGRLCFGRLKFPLISCWGQYAFVKKTKDFNIDNHIILAPTLHRGRPLTEANLQDYVSEFISKYMPPEIPPWQIFCIPMAPGGRDGSGVAAECDSVAPYYYLLYRVHHLLLEEQTRLKISDLLLVDVKQGAVQTVGSLSGCNSIFANMMRGPVYLPKMWRDLNASISNKWNEFVYNHDPLESPDIEKKQIKGIQQLLSMLLIGVVVIVSDFVRGYSKVSANPLIKIDYLKSLIDREIQRRNLTLGTIWNAILSSLDPINVVKEWIFLLWKIGATITLMVPWYIYREVEAMRIYMLIGKINRNTVAGFLLEYVPVLYGGLGECFTGIKLLYTAPRLVAEELFERRSDNTEHYLQNVSLCGRKVVSWSEKIRMDELKLVEQGTGRKAGYSNHPPNETEILLAILSKSLQALCYEGDGKIPRMMHLSGRCMLEDYLLGTTNYRTGNSGFISLNLPIESLDQRTLLRSIRTSIAQIRQKQIILNFLTIAQLKHDFLTNALPVVVMKLLMNYLSRRFAVTMTEVIENPNVTERRNLLGHTIKDIIYFRPPQSNTSVSITVQRFNGEVRFACMADSQIGPKHLALTAGFRKHLQNIQDL, via the exons TGCCGGTCTTTGCTATCAGTTATGCAA CGGTTTCAACAACCCGAAAACTATGGATCGCATTCCTGGCGAATCGCTACCCGTACCTGAAGTTTGCCCGCACCAACAACATCCGAAGTCTGGTTGACACGTCCCGGAATCCCGGAGTGTTCCACGTGCTGCTCCAAATCGAAG GATCCTGCGACATCCACGCGATCAAGGCCAAGTTCATCGATCAGGTGCTAAGCCGGCGCGATCAGTACGGTCGGCTGTGCTTTGGCCGGTTAAAGTTCCCGCTGATCTCGTGCTGGGGCCAGTACGCGTTCGTCAAGAAGACCAAGGACTTCAACATCGACAACCACATCATTCTGGCGCCGACGCTGCACCGAGGCCGCCCGCTGACGGAGGCGAACCTGCAGGACTACGTGAGCGAGTTCATCTCCAAGTACATGCCGCCGGAGATTCCACCGTGGCAGATCTTTTGCATTCCGATGGCGCCCGGAGGTCGGGACGGGAGTGGAGTGGCCGCCGAGTGTGACAGTGTGGCACCTTATTACTACCTGCTGTACCGGGTTCATCACTTGCTGTTGGAGGAGCAAACGCGGTTGAAGATCTCCGATTTACTGCTGGTCGATGTGAAGCAGGGAGCGGTTCAAACTGTGGGAAGCCTCTCCGGGTGCAACTCGATCTTCGCCAACATGATGAGGGGTCCCGTTTATTTGCCAAAGATGTGGCGCGATCTGAACGCGTCGATCAGCAACAAGTGGAACGAATTTGTGTACAACCACGATCCGCTCGAGTCGCCTGACATTGAGAAGAAGCAGATCAAGGGAATACAGCAGCTGCTGTCGATGCTACTGATTGGCGTGGTTGTGATCGTGTCTGATTTCGTGCGCGGTTATTCAAAGGTTTCCGCGAATCCACTGATCAAGATCGACTATCTCAAGTCACTGATCGATCGGGAGATTCAGCGCCGGAACTTGACGCTGGGTACAATTTGGAACGCGATTCTGAGCTCGCTCGATCCGATCAACGTGGTGAAGGAGTGGATCTTCCTGCTGTGGAAGATCGGAGCCACGATCACCCTGATGGTTCCCTGGTACATCTACCGGGAAGTGGAAGCCATGCGGATCTACATGCTGATTggaaaaataaatcgaaacaCCGTCGCAGGATTCCTGCTGGAGTACGTGCCGGTTTTGTACGGTGGACTGGGAGAGTGTTTCACCGGAATTAAGCTGCTTTATACGGCACCCAGGTTGGTCGCGGAAGAACTGTTTGAGCGTCGATCCGACAACACGGAGCACTATCTACAGAATGTTTCGCTCTGTGGGCGGAAAGTAGTCTCGTGGTCCGAGAAGATACGGATGGATGAGTTGAAGTTGGTGGAACAAGGCACTGGACGGAAAGCAG GATACTCCAACCACCCTCCAAACGAAACTGAGATCCTGCTGGCCATCTTATCAAAATCCCTGCAAGCCCTCTGCTATGAAGGTGACGGCAAAATCCCCCGGATGATGCACCTCAGCGGCCGCTGCATGTTGGAGGATTACCTACTGGGAACAACCAACTACCGCACCGGAAACAGTGGCTTCATCTCGCTCAATCTCCCCATCGAGAGTCTGGACCAGCGGACTCTTCTACGATCGATCCGCACCTCGATCGCTCAAATTCGACAAAAGCAAATAATCTTGAACTTTTTGACGATCGCCCAGCTCAAACACGACTTCCTAACGAACGCCCTTCCCGTTGTGGTCATGAAACTACTGATGAACTACCTTTCGCGACGATTCGCCGTGACCATGACCGAGGTAATCGAGAACCCAAACGTAACGGAACGTCGCAATCTGCTGGGCCACACCATCAAGGACATTATCTACTTTAGACCGCCGCAGTCCAACACGAGCGTGTCGATTACGGTACAACGGTTCAACGGAGAGGTGCGGTTCGCCTGTATGGCCGACTCCCAGATCGGCCCCAAACATCTCGCGTTGACCGCGGGCTTTCGGAAGCATTTACAAAATATTCAAGATCTTTAA
- the LOC6034160 gene encoding uncharacterized protein LOC6034160, with the protein MDFEPRTIVNGAQLKHHPGKAVSIHLFVDRAETDGRSFTGRSSDGLNIQVVLSQPLSELLHGWVEVIGMAGSNESVRCKEIITYKETEESAFDAFGHDALCTFLANCKDIFQMS; encoded by the exons ATGGACTTTGAACCGCGTACGATCGTAAACGGTGCCCAGCTGAAGCACCACCCGGGCAAGGCGGTCAGCATCCACCTGTTTGTGGACCGCGCCGAAACGGACGGACGCAGCTTCACTGGCCGTTCCAGCGACGGGCTGAACATCCAGGTCGTGCTGTCCCAGCCGCTGAGCGAGCTGCTGCACGGCTGGGTCGAGGTCATCGGGATGGCCGGCTCCAACGAGAGCGTGCGGTGCAAGGAG ATTATCACCTACAAGGAGACGGAGGAGAGCGCGTTTGATGCGTTTGGCCACGACGCGCTTTGTACGTTTCTGGCCAACTGCAAAGACATCTTCCAAATGTCCTAG